The window GCCACCACCTGGGAGTTCGCGCCGCTGGACCGCGTCGCCTTCCCGGCGGTGGAGCTCGCGCGCGAGTGCGGGCGGACCGGCGGCACGGCCCCGGCCGTGTTCAACGCCGCCAACGAGGAGTGCGTGTCGGCGTTCCTCGCCGGATCCCTGCACTTCAACCGGATTGTGGATACGGTCGCTGCCGTCGTCTCCGACCACACCGACTCCGGCGTGCTCGGGCGGGACGGCACACTCACCCTGGACGACGTGCTCGGCGCGGAGTCCTGGGCCCGGACACGGGTCGCGGAATTGCTGGGGGGCACGGTGGCGCGGGATCGCACGACGGGGAAGAACGGGCCTGCATGCTGACCTTGTTCGGGATCGTCCTGTTCGTGGTGCTGCTGCTCGGTTCGGTGGCGATCCACGAGTTCGGCCACTGCGTGACCGCGAAGATGTACGGGATGAAGGTCTCCGAGTACTTCGTCGGATTCGGCCCGAAGATCTGGTCGTTCCGCCGGGGGGAGACCGAGTACGGGCTCAAGGCCATCCCCGCCGGGGGCTACTGCAAGATCATCGGGATGACCGACCTCGAGGAGGTCGACGAGGCGGACCGTGACCGGGCGTTCTACCGGTACTCCGCCCCGAAGAAGACGGTCGTGCTGCTCGCCGGCGTCTTCCTCCACCTCGTGATCGGGTTCCTCCTCTTCGTCATCGCCTTCATGGGCATCGGCCGGTACACGCCGACCACCACCGTGCAGTCGGTGTCCGAGTGCATCCCGGCCGCGACCGCCACCACGGCCGCCTGCGGACCCCAGGACGCTCCGTCGCCGGCGAAGGCCGCGGGGCTGCTCGAGGGCGACGAGATCTTCGCCGTCGGGGCCGACCGGGTCGGCGGGAACTGGGACACCGCCTCGCGGCTCATCCGCGAGGCCGGTGCCGGACCCCTCGCCGTGACCGTCCTCCGCGACGGCAAGCTCGTGACGCTCACCGCGGACCTCGTCACCCGGGAACGGGCGGACCTGGACAATCCGGACCAGGTCGTTGCCGTCGGTGTCCTCGGCGTCGGGCCGTCCTTCCAGGCCGAGCACGACGGCCCGATCGCGGCCGCCGGGCGGTCCGTCGACCTGATGTGGGAGGTCGTGAAGGCCTCCGGGCGGCTCGTCGCGGACTTCCCGGAGAAGATCGGCGAGCTCTTCGACGCCCTCGGCGGCGAGGAGCGCGACCAGGAGGGCCTGTCCGGCGTGGTCGGCGCGGCCCGCGTCTCCGGCGAGTTCTTCAGCCTGGACAACAGCTCGACCACCGAACGGCTCTCGCTGGTGCTGCTCAACGTCGGCGGGCTGAACATCTTCCTGGCGCTGTTCAACGCCCTCCCGCTGCTCCCGCTCGACGGCGGCCACGTCGCGGTCACGACCTACGAGGCGGGCAAGCGGCGCCTGTTCCGGCTCTTCGGGAAGCCCGATCCGGGGCGGGTCGACATCACCAAGCTGCTGCCCGCCACGTACGCATTCGTCGTGGTCTTGATCGCACTCACGGTGCTGCTGCTGGCTGCCGACATCGTCAACCCCATCACCGTGAGCTAATTTCGATCCCGTGACCGCTGTTTCGCTCGGGATGCCCGCTCCGCCGCCCCTTCGGCTGGCCGAACGGCGCAGGTCCCGGCAGATCCGGGTCGGCGACGTCCTCGTCGGCGGCGACGCACCCGTGTCGGTGCAGTCGATGTGCACGACGCTGACGGCCGATGTGAACGCGACCCTGCAGCAGATCGCGGAGCTGACCGCGGCCGGCTGCCAGATCGTCCGCGTCGCGTGCCCGTCGCAGGACGACGCGGACGCGCTGTCGGCGATCGCGAAGAAGTCCCCGATCCCGGTGATCGCGGACATCCACTTCCAGCCCAAGTACGTCTTCGCCGCGATCGACGCCGGGTGCGCCGCGGTGCGGGTGAACCCGGGCAACATCAAGCAGTTCGACGACAAGGTCGGCGAGATCGCGCGGGCGGCCGCCGACGCCGGCGTCTCGATCCGGATCGGCGTCAACGCCGGGTCCCTCGACAAGCGGCTGCTGGCGAAGTACGGCCGGGCCACCCCGGAGGCGCTCGTGGAGTCGGCGCTGTGGGAGGCGTCGCTCTTCGCCGAGCACGACTTCCACGACGTCAAGATCTCGGTGAAGCACAACGACCCGGTCGTGATGATCAACGCCTACCGGCAGCTCGCCGCGGCGTGCGACTACCCGCTGCACCTCGGCGTCACGGAGGCCGGGCCG of the Sporichthya polymorpha DSM 43042 genome contains:
- the ispG gene encoding flavodoxin-dependent (E)-4-hydroxy-3-methylbut-2-enyl-diphosphate synthase codes for the protein MPAPPPLRLAERRRSRQIRVGDVLVGGDAPVSVQSMCTTLTADVNATLQQIAELTAAGCQIVRVACPSQDDADALSAIAKKSPIPVIADIHFQPKYVFAAIDAGCAAVRVNPGNIKQFDDKVGEIARAAADAGVSIRIGVNAGSLDKRLLAKYGRATPEALVESALWEASLFAEHDFHDVKISVKHNDPVVMINAYRQLAAACDYPLHLGVTEAGPAFQGTIKSAVAFGALLSEGIGDTIRVSLSAPPVEEVKVGMQILESLGLRERGLEIVSCPSCGRAQVDVYTLANQVTAGLDGLTVPLRVAVMGCVVNGPGEAREADLGVASGNGKGQIFVKGEVIKTVPEHQIVETLIDEALRLAEEMSAAGAGPGEPVVSVS
- a CDS encoding M50 family metallopeptidase, encoding MLTLFGIVLFVVLLLGSVAIHEFGHCVTAKMYGMKVSEYFVGFGPKIWSFRRGETEYGLKAIPAGGYCKIIGMTDLEEVDEADRDRAFYRYSAPKKTVVLLAGVFLHLVIGFLLFVIAFMGIGRYTPTTTVQSVSECIPAATATTAACGPQDAPSPAKAAGLLEGDEIFAVGADRVGGNWDTASRLIREAGAGPLAVTVLRDGKLVTLTADLVTRERADLDNPDQVVAVGVLGVGPSFQAEHDGPIAAAGRSVDLMWEVVKASGRLVADFPEKIGELFDALGGEERDQEGLSGVVGAARVSGEFFSLDNSSTTERLSLVLLNVGGLNIFLALFNALPLLPLDGGHVAVTTYEAGKRRLFRLFGKPDPGRVDITKLLPATYAFVVVLIALTVLLLAADIVNPITVS